In Planctobacterium marinum, the DNA window GCCTCTGCGAAATTTCATTAAAAACTATACCATTGCGGCAGTACTTGCCTTCATCTCGCTTGCTTGTGTCGCAAGCGGTGGCGATTATGTACCCGAAAATAACTCACCCAATGTCACAACGACATCTGAAGTCATTGTTATTGGAGCCGGTATTGCAGGTTTAACAGCAGGCTATGAGTTACAACTAAAAAATATCGATTTCATTATTTTGGAAGCCACCGATAGATTTGGTGGAAGATTAAAAAAAGATACTGAATTTACTGACGTTCCAATTGATTTAGGCGCAGAGTGGATACATACGGCGAGTAATCCAAAAGAACTGTTAGCCTCCTTCATTAGTGATAAAGCTGCCAAGGACATTGATGTTGAGCTAATCAAATATTTACCCACAAATGAATTTAAATTTAAAAATACCACCTGGTACGATTTCGTGGCAGACAATCTGGCACAAGCAATTGCAAAGAACATTATCTACAATAGTCCAGTTACCCATATTAATTACAGCAGTGATACCGTGGTTGTTAAAGCAGCTGAACGTAACTACACAGCAAAAAAAGTACTTGTCACCGTGCCTTTAGGTGTACTTAAAGCAGGAATAATCTCCTTTGAACCCGAATTATCTCGAGAGAAGCAGGATGCTATTGCCAGTATCGTCTTCCCACAAGGTTTGAAAGCTTTTCTGAAGTTCTCCAGTAACTTCTATCCCGAACTATATGAAGACGATATTGACAATGTTAACAACGGAGAGGTCATTGAATGGACTGAATACAGTTATTTTGATGCAACTTTGGGTAAAGGATCCGATGAAAACATTTTGGGTGTTTTGGTCGTTCGAACAAATGATCCGCTAGCTCAGCAACAATCAGATGAAGTCATAGTTGCACAAATCCTTGAAGACCTGGATCAGAAATTTAACGGTCGGGCGACTGCAACGTTTAAGGCGGCAATCGTAGAAAACTGGACAACAAACCCATATGTAAGAGGCACTTACTCTTCACCTTCATTTGATAAGGCCAATTATTCAAGCGCCAGTGAGGAAGAATGGGAAGCAACAAATGTGGCTTTGCGCGAAAGTTTAGCAGCCCCTGTAAACAGCAAAGTGTATTTTGCTGGTGAAGCAACATCACTAACGCTTGGTTCCAGTGCAAATGAAGCGGCTTTATCCGCCATTTCTGCGTTAACTTCAATGGGATTCTAACCTCACACTCAGACTTGTTTAGCAGTGCATCGGTTATACACTGCTAATGTTTAGTTTGCCCCTCAATCCATCGCAGAAACGCGTAAAAAAGCAAAATCCGTTACCCCGGTTTCTAACAGGTGCTTGTGTTTGAGATAATCTGGGGAGGTCAAAAGTTGCTGTAATCCTTCAGCGCTATCCCACTCTACCAAAGTTATTTGACTCACCTGCTGTGCAGACTCGCTATGAGTGTCAAAACCTGGTTGGATCATCTTATGAATGAACTTACCACCTGCTTCACC includes these proteins:
- a CDS encoding flavin monoamine oxidase family protein, with product MPLRNFIKNYTIAAVLAFISLACVASGGDYVPENNSPNVTTTSEVIVIGAGIAGLTAGYELQLKNIDFIILEATDRFGGRLKKDTEFTDVPIDLGAEWIHTASNPKELLASFISDKAAKDIDVELIKYLPTNEFKFKNTTWYDFVADNLAQAIAKNIIYNSPVTHINYSSDTVVVKAAERNYTAKKVLVTVPLGVLKAGIISFEPELSREKQDAIASIVFPQGLKAFLKFSSNFYPELYEDDIDNVNNGEVIEWTEYSYFDATLGKGSDENILGVLVVRTNDPLAQQQSDEVIVAQILEDLDQKFNGRATATFKAAIVENWTTNPYVRGTYSSPSFDKANYSSASEEEWEATNVALRESLAAPVNSKVYFAGEATSLTLGSSANEAALSAISALTSMGF